In the genome of Limnobaculum zhutongyuii, one region contains:
- a CDS encoding phage head morphogenesis protein: MPTANGVDLSYAIGVPPAKAIEYFESKGYAVGFNWHDVEASAHASAFTVAGILKQDILEDIRNSLNEHLKNGGTYSDFQKQIIPILEKKGWLGSGLVADSDGVLQGKRVQPRRLETIYRTNMQAAYNAGRYQEQLSNKDSRPYLERVAIADSRTRPAHLSLNGFIAHIDDPVWAILYPPDGYRCRCRARSGRDVERLGLTVQSSEGLLVEVSQPWENGETRTVTAFKNPHDGKLYTPDAGFGHNPGQGYLSSLGQRLLDRATVADVRLASTAVNEILKNPALLNAVSKDVKTFIDNTLINKQAKGMQRHVGALPASTLDRLSEKGLHPESAVITLTDNHLLEAQSGSASLPATFWQQLPAHMHKPSAILFDTQQETPELLYVFDIDDARGKHILSVATRFKERSTPQVKSNSRANPITHAETLPDAGTLRGYEILFGEVK, from the coding sequence ATGCCAACAGCTAACGGCGTTGATTTAAGCTACGCAATCGGCGTACCGCCCGCAAAGGCTATCGAATATTTCGAATCAAAAGGCTATGCGGTTGGTTTCAACTGGCATGATGTCGAAGCCAGCGCCCACGCAAGCGCCTTCACTGTTGCCGGAATCCTCAAGCAAGATATTTTAGAGGATATCCGAAACTCATTAAACGAGCACCTAAAGAACGGCGGCACGTACAGTGATTTTCAAAAACAAATTATCCCCATTCTTGAGAAAAAAGGCTGGTTGGGTTCGGGGCTGGTTGCCGACAGCGACGGCGTGTTGCAAGGTAAGCGTGTACAGCCGCGCCGACTGGAAACTATTTATCGAACCAATATGCAGGCGGCCTATAATGCCGGGCGTTATCAGGAACAATTATCCAATAAGGACAGTCGCCCTTATCTGGAACGTGTCGCCATTGCAGATAGCAGAACGCGCCCGGCGCACCTGTCGCTAAATGGTTTTATTGCTCATATTGACGACCCTGTATGGGCCATTCTTTATCCTCCCGATGGTTATCGCTGTCGTTGCCGTGCTCGCTCGGGTCGTGACGTCGAGCGCTTGGGGCTAACGGTACAATCCAGTGAGGGACTATTGGTGGAGGTGTCGCAACCGTGGGAAAATGGTGAAACGCGCACCGTTACCGCGTTTAAAAATCCGCATGATGGCAAACTGTACACGCCGGACGCGGGATTTGGTCATAATCCCGGACAAGGCTATCTGTCATCATTGGGACAGCGTCTGCTTGATCGTGCCACCGTCGCAGATGTCCGACTTGCCTCAACGGCGGTCAATGAAATACTGAAAAACCCGGCGTTATTAAACGCTGTTTCAAAGGATGTTAAAACGTTTATTGATAACACGTTAATCAATAAGCAAGCCAAAGGAATGCAACGTCATGTCGGCGCGCTTCCGGCCTCAACACTCGACCGATTATCTGAAAAAGGATTACATCCTGAATCAGCCGTTATCACGCTGACAGATAATCATTTGCTGGAAGCGCAATCCGGGTCAGCCAGTTTGCCTGCGACATTCTGGCAACAATTACCCGCACATATGCATAAGCCGTCAGCAATATTGTTTGACACACAACAGGAAACTCCAGAGTTGCTGTATGTTTTTGATATCGATGATGCCCGCGGAAAACATATATTGTCAGTTGCAACCCGTTTTAAAGAACGCAGTACACCACAAGTGAAATCAAACAGCCGGGCAAACCCTATCACTCACGCAGAAACCCTACCCGATGCCGGGACGTTACGTGGCTATGAAATTTTATTCGGTGAGGTGAAATAG
- the terL gene encoding phage terminase large subunit — MAKKFSIREFKKNLAEYAASVRRTIEADCVGFDPDPLAVQERRKLVNELDSGYEYFVNNYFPHYVRHTDKSELHKHLFKRLPEIVCQLLGQNDAIAAPRGEAKSTLVSQLFVLWCIIRGIKKYPVIIMDSIDQAYPMLEAIKAEIEFNPRIAMDFPEIAGGGRVWQAGTIVTRNDIKVTVAGSGKKLRGLRHGAYRPDLVVLDDIENDEQVRNPEQRDKLENWLKKTVMPLGAAGGKLDIVYIGTILHYDSVLARTQKNPLWKTAKFQAVIDWPDNMDLWDKWEEILRNDSPEAAELFYKQNENDMLKGSRVSWAARPLYALMLIRVRDGHSTFDSEYQNDPVSGEDAIFKGCINFWINRLAEWVFYGAADPSLGLKGAGRDPSALLVGGMNRTTGILDVVEASIKKRLPDRIIEDIITFQLEYGCVLWVIETVQFQEFLRTELVKRSAERGIPVPARAVIPHTDKILRIESLQPHIVNSLIRLHPSQKTLISQLEHFPKADHDDGPDALHMLWAAAQSGIGGQFKYTRVPGKRGSRFGSKGGW, encoded by the coding sequence GTGGCTAAGAAATTCTCTATCCGCGAATTTAAAAAGAATCTGGCGGAGTATGCCGCCAGCGTTCGTCGAACCATTGAGGCTGATTGTGTCGGTTTTGACCCTGACCCGCTCGCAGTACAGGAGCGCCGGAAATTAGTCAATGAACTGGACAGCGGCTATGAGTATTTTGTTAATAACTACTTTCCACACTATGTCCGCCACACCGACAAAAGCGAACTACACAAGCACTTGTTTAAGCGTTTGCCTGAAATTGTATGTCAGCTATTAGGCCAAAATGATGCTATCGCCGCCCCACGTGGTGAGGCAAAGTCAACGCTAGTCAGTCAATTATTCGTGCTCTGGTGCATCATCCGGGGGATAAAAAAATACCCGGTTATCATAATGGACAGCATAGACCAAGCTTACCCCATGCTGGAAGCCATCAAGGCCGAGATTGAATTTAACCCGCGAATAGCAATGGATTTCCCCGAAATTGCCGGAGGGGGGCGAGTCTGGCAAGCCGGAACCATCGTGACCCGAAACGATATTAAGGTCACGGTTGCGGGCAGTGGTAAGAAATTGCGAGGGTTGCGTCATGGTGCTTATCGTCCTGACTTGGTGGTGCTGGATGATATCGAGAACGACGAACAGGTCAGAAACCCGGAGCAACGGGACAAGCTGGAAAACTGGTTGAAAAAAACCGTGATGCCGTTGGGGGCCGCTGGGGGCAAGCTTGATATCGTCTATATCGGAACTATCCTGCATTACGATTCCGTATTAGCCCGGACGCAGAAAAACCCACTTTGGAAAACAGCCAAGTTTCAGGCCGTCATTGACTGGCCCGATAATATGGATTTGTGGGATAAATGGGAAGAAATTCTCCGCAACGATAGCCCGGAAGCGGCAGAACTGTTTTATAAACAGAACGAAAATGACATGCTCAAAGGTTCCCGCGTTAGTTGGGCGGCTCGTCCGCTGTATGCCCTGATGTTGATCCGCGTTCGGGATGGTCATTCAACCTTTGACAGTGAGTATCAAAACGACCCGGTATCTGGCGAAGACGCCATCTTTAAAGGTTGTATTAACTTTTGGATTAACCGTTTAGCCGAGTGGGTTTTCTACGGTGCCGCAGATCCAAGTTTAGGTCTGAAAGGCGCAGGCCGTGACCCATCAGCGTTACTGGTTGGTGGAATGAACCGGACGACCGGCATTCTGGATGTTGTCGAAGCCTCGATTAAAAAGCGGCTCCCGGACAGAATTATTGAAGATATCATCACGTTTCAACTTGAATACGGTTGCGTCTTATGGGTTATTGAAACCGTACAGTTTCAGGAATTTTTAAGAACTGAACTGGTTAAACGCTCCGCAGAACGCGGCATCCCCGTACCGGCTCGGGCTGTAATACCACACACCGACAAAATATTGCGAATTGAATCCCTCCAACCGCATATAGTAAACAGCTTGATCCGTCTTCATCCATCACAAAAGACATTAATTAGCCAGCTTGAGCATTTCCCTAAGGCCGATCACGATGATGGGCCAGACGCCCTGCATATGCTTTGGGCGGCGGCGCAATCAGGCATCGGCGGTCAGTTCAAATATACTCGTGTACCCGGCAAACGTGGTTCGCGATTCGGCTCTAAGGGGGGCTGGTAA
- a CDS encoding DUF935 domain-containing protein: MAVSKIVDANGRPFTKKDLKKTQTAEIAGLRHSFTEHPSKGLSLQKLARIMEAAEQGDLAAQASLFNDMLERDGHIFSEMQKRKNALLKLDWNINPPEDATPAEKTFAAKVAKWFKSIPDFEDVILNALDAIGHGFSAQEIEWEQYQGDWLPKKLHYRKQAYFKTTTEDGNTLLLNDSIEGSLLWPFKWFVHKHNAKSGDIAESGLVRALVWPYLFKNFAIRDLAEFLEIYGLPARIGTYLQGATEEEKDALLEALVTLGHDAAGIIPSGTEIEFQSAAEGQAANYEVMINWCERTQSKIILGATLTSQADSRSNTNALGNVHNEVRHDLTVADACQLESTFRELILMLCQLNCGEDFDERRLPRFVFDTREIADLVKLADSVSKLVDAGVDTIPVSWVHEKTGIPLPKDGEPTLKRRDTINPVALSQRYKSFAALSQKADDDIDQAQSVLDDAPAAPDAVNQAMLKLIAPMVTALQQGQTPDEALDIIAASYPLLDDKEQQQLLMQAIFVADVWGRLNANS; the protein is encoded by the coding sequence ATGGCAGTATCTAAGATAGTGGATGCTAACGGGCGTCCGTTCACCAAAAAGGATTTAAAGAAAACACAGACAGCGGAAATTGCAGGGCTGCGTCATTCGTTCACCGAGCACCCCTCAAAAGGACTGTCGTTACAAAAGCTGGCCCGCATCATGGAAGCCGCAGAACAAGGCGACCTAGCAGCACAGGCAAGCTTATTTAACGATATGCTGGAGCGTGATGGTCATATCTTTTCAGAAATGCAAAAGCGCAAAAATGCATTGTTAAAACTGGATTGGAATATTAATCCCCCCGAAGATGCAACCCCAGCGGAGAAGACGTTTGCAGCAAAAGTCGCGAAATGGTTTAAATCAATTCCTGATTTTGAAGACGTTATCTTAAATGCGTTGGATGCTATCGGTCATGGTTTTTCCGCGCAAGAAATTGAATGGGAACAGTATCAGGGCGACTGGCTACCAAAGAAACTGCATTACAGAAAACAGGCATACTTTAAAACCACCACGGAGGATGGCAACACTTTACTATTAAATGACTCGATTGAAGGTTCCCTGCTATGGCCTTTTAAATGGTTTGTCCACAAGCACAACGCGAAATCGGGCGATATTGCAGAGTCAGGGCTTGTCCGGGCGTTGGTATGGCCTTATTTGTTCAAGAATTTTGCTATCCGTGATTTAGCCGAGTTTCTCGAAATTTACGGCCTCCCGGCCCGAATCGGAACTTATCTTCAAGGCGCTACCGAAGAAGAGAAAGACGCGCTACTCGAAGCGCTGGTCACACTGGGCCATGATGCCGCCGGGATTATTCCTTCCGGGACGGAAATAGAGTTTCAATCCGCCGCCGAGGGACAAGCGGCAAACTACGAAGTCATGATTAATTGGTGTGAGCGAACACAATCAAAAATCATTCTTGGCGCAACGCTCACCAGTCAGGCCGATTCACGCTCAAACACGAACGCCCTTGGCAATGTGCATAACGAAGTCAGGCATGACCTGACGGTCGCCGATGCCTGCCAGTTGGAAAGCACGTTCCGTGAACTAATCTTGATGTTATGTCAGCTTAATTGTGGTGAGGACTTCGACGAACGTCGGTTGCCCCGGTTTGTTTTCGACACACGAGAGATTGCCGACTTAGTAAAACTCGCGGACAGTGTGTCGAAACTGGTTGACGCCGGGGTCGATACCATCCCTGTATCATGGGTGCATGAAAAAACCGGTATTCCTTTACCTAAAGACGGTGAACCAACATTAAAACGACGGGATACTATCAATCCGGTTGCGTTATCCCAACGATATAAATCGTTTGCAGCACTCAGCCAGAAAGCCGACGACGATATCGATCAGGCACAATCCGTGCTTGATGATGCACCGGCGGCCCCTGATGCTGTTAATCAGGCTATGTTAAAGCTGATTGCACCAATGGTCACAGCATTGCAACAGGGACAAACGCCGGACGAAGCGCTCGACATTATCGCCGCCAGCTACCCGTTATTGGATGACAAAGAGCAACAGCAACTACTGATGCAAGCCATCTTTGTTGCTGATGTATGGGGGCGGCTCAATGCCAACAGCTAA
- a CDS encoding DUF3164 family protein gives MTTKITEELIQAGYWKDARGILTPEHLIKPIDRERDQLVKALVERARVISSDLTTFKQQAFADIQALIDLSAEQYGAQIGGKKGNLTLHSYDGKYRIQRAAQDRITFDERLQAAKALIDECVKEWIEGSRPEIHAIVSQAFDTDKEGNINTGRVLALRRYDIDDERWKQAMTAIGEAVQVIGSKSYIRVYERVGDTDEYRQIPLDIAGA, from the coding sequence ATGACAACAAAAATCACAGAAGAACTTATTCAGGCGGGATACTGGAAAGATGCTCGCGGTATTCTGACCCCGGAACATTTAATCAAGCCAATTGACCGCGAACGCGATCAGCTTGTTAAGGCTCTGGTTGAACGTGCGCGGGTAATTAGTAGTGACCTGACGACGTTTAAACAACAAGCGTTTGCTGATATTCAGGCATTAATTGACCTGTCAGCGGAACAGTACGGCGCACAAATCGGAGGTAAAAAAGGCAATCTCACCTTGCATAGTTATGACGGAAAATACCGAATCCAACGTGCAGCACAAGACCGCATCACGTTTGACGAACGTCTACAGGCAGCAAAAGCCCTGATTGATGAATGTGTTAAAGAATGGATAGAAGGAAGTCGCCCGGAGATACACGCGATTGTTTCTCAGGCGTTTGATACTGACAAGGAAGGCAATATCAATACCGGACGTGTATTGGCTTTGCGTCGCTACGATATTGATGACGAACGTTGGAAGCAAGCAATGACTGCTATTGGCGAAGCGGTTCAAGTCATCGGTAGCAAGTCATATATCCGGGTTTATGAACGCGTCGGTGATACTGACGAATATCGTCAAATTCCGTTAGATATTGCGGGGGCTTGA
- a CDS encoding Mor transcription activator family protein — MNLEELKDFLPGNIQEVAEIIGYPATLKLVEKLGGITFPFSKGVGAFGKTRIALLVQAIGKDHADKLMSHFGGEDFYIPRCAEALREHRNRQFLSAFDDMKNAGESASMSLTILCPQFGFSDRFAWELLSKYNRTDANKQDTLF, encoded by the coding sequence ATGAATCTTGAAGAGTTAAAAGATTTCTTGCCAGGCAATATTCAGGAAGTCGCCGAAATCATCGGATATCCGGCAACGTTGAAGCTGGTTGAAAAATTGGGTGGAATCACCTTTCCGTTTAGTAAGGGGGTGGGCGCATTCGGTAAAACCCGAATTGCACTGTTAGTTCAGGCCATCGGGAAAGACCACGCAGATAAGTTGATGTCACATTTCGGCGGAGAAGATTTTTATATCCCTCGTTGTGCGGAGGCACTACGTGAACACCGTAACCGCCAATTTTTATCCGCATTTGATGATATGAAAAACGCGGGGGAATCAGCATCAATGAGCCTGACAATTCTTTGCCCTCAGTTCGGTTTTTCTGATCGTTTTGCGTGGGAGTTATTAAGTAAGTACAATCGCACCGATGCCAACAAACAAGACACCTTATTTTAA
- a CDS encoding N-acetylmuramoyl-L-alanine amidase, which translates to MSYINRIVIHCAATTNGRRLANARETAAAVIDRWHKDRGFRRSTPFVNEFSPGLRHIGYHFVIDTNGTVEKGRAIGETGAHAKGYNTGSIGICLVGTDKFTQAQWEALALLYADLVEKYPRAVVCGHRDLSPDLNGDGKITSNEWTKICPGFDVDSWETQLLSPRDEWICEEHL; encoded by the coding sequence ATGTCGTATATCAACCGAATAGTTATTCATTGCGCCGCCACTACCAATGGTCGCCGTCTCGCCAACGCTCGGGAAACTGCCGCCGCTGTTATTGACCGTTGGCATAAAGACCGGGGCTTCCGTCGTTCAACGCCGTTCGTTAATGAATTTAGTCCCGGCCTGCGTCATATCGGTTATCACTTTGTCATTGATACAAATGGAACCGTTGAAAAAGGCCGGGCAATTGGTGAAACCGGCGCTCACGCCAAAGGCTACAACACCGGCTCAATTGGTATTTGTCTTGTAGGTACGGATAAATTCACGCAAGCACAGTGGGAAGCATTGGCGCTGCTTTATGCTGATTTAGTCGAAAAGTATCCTCGCGCCGTTGTTTGTGGTCATCGTGACCTGTCCCCCGACCTGAACGGCGATGGGAAAATCACATCAAACGAATGGACAAAAATTTGCCCCGGCTTTGATGTTGATTCTTGGGAAACGCAATTGCTCTCCCCACGTGATGAGTGGATTTGCGAGGAACACCTATGA
- a CDS encoding ANR family transcriptional regulator — protein MANRAFRMVSQRAVNAEKSGNYAAAYTYWHDASLLAIKPVNVWHAETRRDFCATCNRYGWGKKYAS, from the coding sequence ATGGCTAATCGTGCTTTCCGAATGGTTTCACAACGGGCCGTCAATGCTGAGAAGTCCGGCAACTATGCGGCGGCTTATACCTATTGGCATGATGCATCCTTGTTAGCCATTAAGCCTGTTAACGTTTGGCATGCAGAAACCCGTCGGGACTTTTGCGCGACCTGTAATCGTTACGGATGGGGGAAGAAATATGCGAGCTAA
- a CDS encoding AAA family ATPase, which yields MSLIKNELTELMASKGFSQAKVARAISVSGSTLSQYLSGKYPGNIKALETEISAFIERCNERDRSHNITIPFVMTPSAKKGLELIKLAHECKEINVLYGEAGLGKTMILKRYAEENKNTVILIEADPGYTAKVLLGELCRQLNLSVVGNLHDLIEACVGKLNGSDIVLIVDEAELLPFRALEVLRRIHDRSGVGVVLAGMPRLILNLKGKRGELVQLYSRVGFALNLGNSLPRSDVKAISSSVIDELDEETEDAFFTASKGNARRLSKLLRGAVRVCRINDMNINAAAVQQFAQMLIN from the coding sequence ATGTCTTTAATTAAAAATGAGTTAACAGAACTAATGGCGAGCAAGGGCTTTAGCCAAGCCAAAGTAGCAAGAGCTATCAGTGTCAGTGGCTCAACGCTTAGTCAATATTTGAGCGGTAAATATCCGGGCAATATTAAAGCGTTAGAAACTGAAATCAGCGCTTTTATTGAACGTTGTAACGAGCGTGACCGGTCACACAATATCACTATTCCATTTGTGATGACGCCATCCGCAAAAAAAGGATTGGAACTGATTAAACTCGCTCATGAGTGTAAGGAAATCAACGTTCTTTATGGTGAAGCTGGACTCGGAAAAACCATGATTTTAAAGCGCTATGCTGAGGAAAATAAAAACACAGTCATCCTGATTGAAGCCGACCCCGGCTATACCGCAAAAGTGTTACTCGGTGAACTATGCCGCCAATTAAATCTATCTGTTGTTGGCAACTTGCATGACCTGATTGAAGCCTGTGTCGGAAAGCTCAACGGCTCAGATATTGTCCTTATTGTTGATGAAGCTGAACTCCTGCCATTTCGAGCGCTGGAAGTCCTGCGCCGGATTCATGATCGTTCCGGAGTCGGTGTCGTTCTTGCCGGAATGCCTCGTCTGATTTTGAACCTGAAAGGCAAGCGCGGGGAATTAGTCCAGCTCTATAGCCGCGTGGGGTTTGCCTTGAATCTTGGAAATAGCTTACCGCGTTCTGATGTGAAGGCTATCTCAAGCAGTGTTATTGACGAATTAGACGAAGAAACCGAAGACGCTTTCTTCACTGCATCGAAGGGAAATGCCCGACGTTTATCTAAGTTGCTGCGAGGTGCTGTTCGTGTGTGTCGTATTAACGATATGAATATCAATGCTGCGGCTGTTCAGCAATTCGCACAAATGCTGATTAATTGA
- a CDS encoding DUF1804 family protein yields MAHPRETRDRLRRSYVFDGLSMEIAAAQLSVSFATARRWKKDALDKGDDWEKQKSAHMMAGGGLEDVSRSLLSNMVIQFKSTMEAINGFDMSVIEPEKQMPLLAKRVEMLASLADAYNKSISASKRLLPETSQLALSLEVLQKLGVFISEHYPQHLQAFAEVLEPFGEVIEKSYG; encoded by the coding sequence ATGGCGCACCCACGCGAAACAAGAGACAGGCTCCGCCGTTCCTATGTGTTTGATGGGTTATCAATGGAGATTGCCGCAGCACAACTGAGCGTTTCATTTGCAACGGCTCGCCGTTGGAAAAAAGATGCGCTCGACAAAGGGGACGATTGGGAGAAACAAAAGTCCGCGCACATGATGGCAGGAGGTGGGCTTGAGGATGTTTCGCGTTCCCTGCTATCCAATATGGTTATTCAGTTTAAAAGCACGATGGAAGCTATCAACGGCTTTGATATGTCTGTCATTGAGCCTGAAAAGCAAATGCCTTTGCTGGCAAAGCGCGTCGAAATGCTGGCAAGCCTTGCAGATGCTTATAACAAAAGCATATCAGCCAGTAAGCGTTTGTTACCAGAAACCAGCCAACTGGCCTTATCTCTGGAAGTTTTACAAAAGCTAGGTGTATTTATTTCAGAACACTACCCGCAGCATTTGCAAGCCTTCGCAGAAGTCCTAGAACCGTTCGGCGAGGTGATAGAGAAATCCTATGGATAA
- a CDS encoding gp16 family protein — protein MANLIQLIHIGKNALQWSDDVYRDVLYRITGCTSAKQCKPEQQQKILDYMKEQGFTPEKKKDHGRRPNVSAGRERTLNKIEALLTDASRPWGYAESMASHMFKQPVIEWLTDSQLTKLMQALIVDARRREDKR, from the coding sequence ATGGCTAACCTCATTCAGTTAATCCACATTGGAAAAAATGCGTTGCAATGGTCTGATGATGTTTACCGGGATGTTTTATACAGAATTACGGGCTGCACCAGTGCAAAGCAATGTAAGCCCGAGCAGCAACAGAAAATCCTTGATTACATGAAGGAGCAAGGCTTTACCCCAGAAAAGAAAAAAGACCACGGACGCCGCCCTAACGTTTCCGCCGGGCGTGAGCGGACGTTAAATAAAATAGAAGCTTTGCTCACTGACGCGTCCCGCCCTTGGGGGTATGCAGAAAGCATGGCGAGTCATATGTTTAAACAGCCTGTTATTGAGTGGTTGACCGACTCACAGCTAACAAAGCTTATGCAAGCTTTGATTGTTGATGCACGTCGCCGGGAGGATAAGCGATGA
- a CDS encoding HD family hydrolase produces the protein MTWLCTVSGRQVDYLNPTADSIDISDIAQALAHTCRYSGHVRSFYSVAQHSVIVSHIVPESFALEGLLHDAAEAYCCDIPSPLKRLLPDYKRIENRFDWVIREKFGLPLLPSHKVKQADLIALATEKLDLRIDSHREWPILNNVAAMPFNIVPQSSHVAEVLFMARFRELCGEPCTGTDLQALQAFVACDGDDGEGQRLNEKLTRLINSAVEEIKHYRYGGE, from the coding sequence ATGACATGGCTTTGCACAGTATCAGGCCGTCAAGTTGATTACCTGAACCCAACCGCAGACAGTATCGATATTTCTGATATTGCACAAGCACTGGCCCATACGTGCCGCTATTCCGGACACGTTCGGTCATTCTATAGCGTTGCTCAACATTCCGTCATTGTGAGTCACATTGTACCAGAGTCGTTCGCTCTTGAAGGTTTGTTGCATGATGCCGCCGAGGCTTATTGCTGCGATATTCCCTCACCACTAAAACGCCTGTTACCTGATTACAAACGCATAGAGAATCGCTTTGATTGGGTTATTCGTGAAAAGTTCGGATTACCTTTACTCCCAAGCCATAAAGTGAAACAAGCTGACTTAATCGCACTGGCAACAGAGAAACTCGATCTCCGAATTGACTCACATAGAGAGTGGCCCATTTTAAATAACGTTGCTGCTATGCCCTTCAATATTGTTCCGCAATCCTCACACGTCGCAGAGGTACTATTTATGGCTCGTTTTCGTGAGTTGTGCGGCGAACCATGCACAGGAACAGATTTACAAGCCCTGCAAGCGTTTGTCGCTTGCGATGGTGATGACGGCGAAGGTCAACGGCTTAACGAAAAGTTAACCCGTTTGATTAATTCCGCAGTGGAAGAAATCAAACATTATCGTTATGGGGGTGAATAA